Below is a genomic region from Leucobacter exalbidus.
TCCGCCGCGATGGCCTCGGCCATGTAAGCGTCAATGAGTTTCTGCTTGTCGCGTTCCAGCTTCTTTAGGCGCCTGGTGGCCTGCGCGGCCTTGTCGGCAGTACCTGTGAGTTCTTCGTCAAGGAGTTGGTGAGCGCGTGCGCCCCCAGCCTCAACTTGCTGCCCCGAGATGCTGACTTGTGTCTCGATAATGTGCAGCACATGCGCTTCCAGCCGCCCCTGCTCAATGTACGGCAGGTCGCAGGTGGTGCGTTTCGTGTGTCTGCCGAGACAGAAAAAGTAGTAATACTGTCCACCTCTGCCGTTACTTGGCCCATAGCCCATCCGACTGCCGCAGCGCCCACAAGTGAGTAGCCCCTTGAGGTGGTGCGTGTGTCGCCATGAGCGATCGCCACGGAGCCTGCGTTCAGCGAGGAGATCTTGCACCTTGAACCACACCCCATCCGGGACGAGTGACGTATGCGCCCCATCCAGCAGCTGCCCTTGGTAGAGAATCTGCTCCCGGTAGTACGGGTTTTTGAGCAGCCGGTGCACTTGTGACTCGGACAATGCTTTTGACCGGTAGCGGGCGGTTTCGCGCCCGCGTAGCCCGCGCACCTCAAGCTCGGCGGTCAGCCGTGAGATGCTCCACTCGCCGGTCGTGTACGCCTCGTATGCCCAGATGACGTGGTGCGCTCGGTCTTCATCAATAACGACCGTCTTGACGTCACGCCCAGCGATGCGTTCGACGGAGTTGAGGTAGCCGATCGGAGCGACACCATGCGTGCCACCGTTCTTCGCATTTTGGGCCATGCCCTTCTTTGCCTCGGTGGAGAGGTTGGCTGAATAGTACTCAGCAAGGCTCGCCATGATGCCGTGCATGAGTTTGCCGCCCGGTGTATCGTCAATCTGCTCTGACACCGACACCAGCTCGGCACCGCCCTGCTTAATCGCGGCGATAATCTCCACGTCGTCGGCACGGTTACGTGCGAGACGGTCAATCTTGTGCACGATGACAAAGTCAGCGCCCAGGCCTTCTGCAGTTTTGGAATCCTTCAGCCAGCCGAGCATTCGCTGTAGCTCTGGCCGGTTCGCCGACCGTGCTGACGCTCCACGGTCGACGAACTCCTCCACAACCTCCGCACCCAGCTCTTGAGCTTTGCGGTAGCAGTACTCCCGCTGCTGCGGAATTGAATATCCCTCCGCCGAGTCGCCTTTGGAGGCCTGCCGTGCAGTTGACACACGCAGGTAAATCACCGCGCGCTTGGGTGCGGTAACTATCTCCTGAACTGGTGAAATCTGTGTCTGTCTATCCATACTGCATGCATGTTCGCTCTTCTTGTCAGATAAGTCCAGTCCTCGGTAAACCTCATACTCCCGCGACCGACCACGGCGTAACAGGGGTCACTTACCCAAAACGGTGGCCACGTGAGTTGATGATGTAGAAAATGCAACGGGCATTGCAGAACAGAGGTGCGCTAGAGGCCGAGGCTTGCGCTCACGCTACCTGTCCGTCGCGCCGCTCACGGCCAGCTCCGATGCCCAGCAATGAGTCACCTCCACTTTGGTTCGAACTGTAGCGGAGTTCCGCCGCAAAGGGTGGAACCCTCTGGCGAGCGGAACGTCTACGGAAGCGTCTTCAACTCTGACCCCAAAGGAGTATCAGAATTCAGGGATCCAGCCGAAATCTCTGGATTGCGCTGTTGCTATCAAGCAAGTGAGAGGAAAAGCTTCTCGAGTTCTTCGGCGTCCGGTGCTCCATTCCCATCGGGGTCGGTGAGGCATTCACGGAGCGCTGTAGAGATGACGAGGAAACCGGCGCGGTCGAGGGCCTTGGAAACGGCCGACAACTGCTGAACCACGTCGCGGCAGGGGGCATCGCTTTCAATGGCGTTGATTACTCCGTCGAGTTGGCCTCGTGCCCTGCGTAACCGGTTCGCGATCTTGTGCTGTGCATCTGGGTCGGTGAGCGTATCCCGGGTCTGTGATGTTGTCATGTCGTCTCCTTTCGGCAATTTTAGACTTGACACTCATTATACCCCATGGGGTATAGTATAGATACCCCCGGGGGTATAATTGTGACGAGGAGTGAATGATGTGTCGAGCTGTGAAATGCCGCACCTGCGGTAAGACAACATGGGCCGGATGTGGACAGCATGTCCAATCGGTTAAGCGAACAGTACCGGCAT
It encodes:
- a CDS encoding metal-sensitive transcriptional regulator; this encodes MTTSQTRDTLTDPDAQHKIANRLRRARGQLDGVINAIESDAPCRDVVQQLSAVSKALDRAGFLVISTALRECLTDPDGNGAPDAEELEKLFLSLA